In a single window of the Octopus sinensis linkage group LG1, ASM634580v1, whole genome shotgun sequence genome:
- the LOC115215829 gene encoding tRNA-specific adenosine deaminase 1 isoform X2: MDDTSERDWDRSLHLRIRLDGELNLKTVALGTGTKCIGQSKMSKNGDVLYDSHAEVIARRAFLRFLYHEISLVYNGEESEVFVLPASKAHNQCLLKNNVEFQFFMSSTPCGDASIFPMMPEDTFSRIGEICVNIPSQTNSLEEEQIKQTAEEPVAKKFKTDDGICESSCERLQFPEKDNVKHLTDSSFALAEDIFRTGAKCVPFGKQDTYEPGINYHCINALRIKPGRGDRTLSMSCSDKIARWNFLGCQGALLSHFLFEPIYFKSFIIANCPFSVDAAHRALMGRFETQAESLHLPDGYFMNKPNILQSSLSFADNKNNSKTGNLKENVIPCSTTIIWYKKGENATEEIAVNGRKQGATLKSINNCSAHLSISCKALYSEFKRVKEIASKVNKLPLTLKSLEDDSSSGQTYYSHKIAAMKYQDIWNQLLKGTLKTWVKKPKEFMQFL, from the exons ATGGACGACACGAGTGAAAGGGATTGGGACAGGTCACTTCATCTCCGGATACGGCTTG ATGGAGAACTAAATCTCAAAACTGTTGCTTTAGGAACCGGAACCAAATGTATTGGGCAATCCAAAATGAGTAAAAATG gtGATGTCCTTTATGACAGCCATGCTGAAGTTATAGCAAGGAGAGCATTTCTTCG GTTCCTTTATCATGAGATATCATTGGTTTATAATGGGGAAGAGAGTGAAGTGTTTGTGTTGCCAGCTTCAAAAGCACACAATCAATGTCTACTTAAAAATAATGTTGAATTTCAATTTTTCATGAGCAGTACAccat GTGGTGATGCTTCCATATTCCCAATGATGCCTGAAGATACATTCTCTAGGATTGGAGAGATCTGTGTAAATATTCCAAGCCAAACAAACTCTTTAGAGGAGGAGCAAATCAAACAAACAGCTGAAGAACCAGttgctaaaaaatttaaaactgatGATGGCATTTGTGAAAGCTCATGTGAAAGACTTCAGTTTCCTGAAAAAGATAAT GTGAAACATTTGACAGATTCATCATTTGCTTTGGCTGAAGACATTTTTCGAACAGGTGCCAAGTGTGTGCCCTTTGGGAAACAAGATACCTACGAACCAGGAATTAACTATCATTGTATAAATGCTCTCAGGATTAAGCCAGGCCGAGGCGACCGTACACTTAGCATGTCTTGCAGTGATAAAATTGCCAGATGGAATTTTCTGGGATGTCAAGGTGCTTTGTTGAGCCACTTCCTTTTCGAACCAATTTACTTTAAGTCTTTTATTATTGCAAA CTGTCCATTCAGTGTTGATGCTGCCCACAGAGCTCTTATGGGAAGATTTGAAACACAAGCTGAATCACTTCATTTACCTGACGGTTATTTCATGAACAAACCAAATATTTTACAGTCCTCTCTCTCATTTGCTGACAATAAAAACAACTCCAAGACTggtaatttgaaagaaaatgtcaTTCCATGCAGTACAA CAATAATTTGGTATAAGAAAGGTGAAAATGCAACTGAAGAAATTGCAGTGAATGGCAGAAAGCAAGGTGCAACATTGAAATCGATAAATAACTGCTCAGCCCA TTTAAGTATTTCCTGCAAagctctatattctgagttcaagcgTGTTAAAGAGATTGCATCAAAAGTTAACAAGTTACCACTCACTTTAAAGAG CCTTGAAGATGATTCATCCAGCGGCCAAACCTATTACTCGCATAAAATAGCTGCTATGAAATACCAAGATATTTGGAACCAATTGCTGAAGGGAACCTTAAAGACATGGGTTAAAAAGCCAAAAGAATTTATGCAATTCTtatga
- the LOC115215829 gene encoding tRNA-specific adenosine deaminase 1 isoform X5: protein MTSENDFSFADRVTKCVLGHYEKCISRRGKPRMEREWTLLAAVVMVKRSDGELNLKTVALGTGTKCIGQSKMSKNGDVLYDSHAEVIARRAFLRFLYHEISLVYNGEESEVFVLPASKAHNQCLLKNNVEFQFFMSSTPCGDASIFPMMPEDTFSRIGEICVNIPSQTNSLEEEQIKQTAEEPVAKKFKTDDGICESSCERLQFPEKDNVKHLTDSSFALAEDIFRTGAKCVPFGKQDTYEPGINYHCINALRIKPGRGDRTLSMSCSDKIARWNFLGCQGALLSHFLFEPIYFKSFIIANCPFSVDAAHRALMGRFETQAESLHLPDGYFMNKPNILQSSLSFADNKNNSKTGNLKENVIPCSTI from the exons ATGACGTCTGAGAATGACTTTTCCTTTGCTGATAGAGTGACCAAATGTGTATTGGGTCACTATGAAAAGTGCATTTCGCGACGCGGTAAACCTCGAATGGAAAGAGAATGGACATTATTAGCAGCTGTCGTTATGGTAAAACGATCAG ATGGAGAACTAAATCTCAAAACTGTTGCTTTAGGAACCGGAACCAAATGTATTGGGCAATCCAAAATGAGTAAAAATG gtGATGTCCTTTATGACAGCCATGCTGAAGTTATAGCAAGGAGAGCATTTCTTCG GTTCCTTTATCATGAGATATCATTGGTTTATAATGGGGAAGAGAGTGAAGTGTTTGTGTTGCCAGCTTCAAAAGCACACAATCAATGTCTACTTAAAAATAATGTTGAATTTCAATTTTTCATGAGCAGTACAccat GTGGTGATGCTTCCATATTCCCAATGATGCCTGAAGATACATTCTCTAGGATTGGAGAGATCTGTGTAAATATTCCAAGCCAAACAAACTCTTTAGAGGAGGAGCAAATCAAACAAACAGCTGAAGAACCAGttgctaaaaaatttaaaactgatGATGGCATTTGTGAAAGCTCATGTGAAAGACTTCAGTTTCCTGAAAAAGATAAT GTGAAACATTTGACAGATTCATCATTTGCTTTGGCTGAAGACATTTTTCGAACAGGTGCCAAGTGTGTGCCCTTTGGGAAACAAGATACCTACGAACCAGGAATTAACTATCATTGTATAAATGCTCTCAGGATTAAGCCAGGCCGAGGCGACCGTACACTTAGCATGTCTTGCAGTGATAAAATTGCCAGATGGAATTTTCTGGGATGTCAAGGTGCTTTGTTGAGCCACTTCCTTTTCGAACCAATTTACTTTAAGTCTTTTATTATTGCAAA CTGTCCATTCAGTGTTGATGCTGCCCACAGAGCTCTTATGGGAAGATTTGAAACACAAGCTGAATCACTTCATTTACCTGACGGTTATTTCATGAACAAACCAAATATTTTACAGTCCTCTCTCTCATTTGCTGACAATAAAAACAACTCCAAGACTggtaatttgaaagaaaatgtcaTTCCATGCAGTACAA TTTAA
- the LOC115215829 gene encoding tRNA-specific adenosine deaminase 1 isoform X1, producing the protein MTSENDFSFADRVTKCVLGHYEKCISRRGKPRMEREWTLLAAVVMVKRSDGELNLKTVALGTGTKCIGQSKMSKNGDVLYDSHAEVIARRAFLRFLYHEISLVYNGEESEVFVLPASKAHNQCLLKNNVEFQFFMSSTPCGDASIFPMMPEDTFSRIGEICVNIPSQTNSLEEEQIKQTAEEPVAKKFKTDDGICESSCERLQFPEKDNVKHLTDSSFALAEDIFRTGAKCVPFGKQDTYEPGINYHCINALRIKPGRGDRTLSMSCSDKIARWNFLGCQGALLSHFLFEPIYFKSFIIANCPFSVDAAHRALMGRFETQAESLHLPDGYFMNKPNILQSSLSFADNKNNSKTGNLKENVIPCSTTIIWYKKGENATEEIAVNGRKQGATLKSINNCSAHLSISCKALYSEFKRVKEIASKVNKLPLTLKSLEDDSSSGQTYYSHKIAAMKYQDIWNQLLKGTLKTWVKKPKEFMQFL; encoded by the exons ATGACGTCTGAGAATGACTTTTCCTTTGCTGATAGAGTGACCAAATGTGTATTGGGTCACTATGAAAAGTGCATTTCGCGACGCGGTAAACCTCGAATGGAAAGAGAATGGACATTATTAGCAGCTGTCGTTATGGTAAAACGATCAG ATGGAGAACTAAATCTCAAAACTGTTGCTTTAGGAACCGGAACCAAATGTATTGGGCAATCCAAAATGAGTAAAAATG gtGATGTCCTTTATGACAGCCATGCTGAAGTTATAGCAAGGAGAGCATTTCTTCG GTTCCTTTATCATGAGATATCATTGGTTTATAATGGGGAAGAGAGTGAAGTGTTTGTGTTGCCAGCTTCAAAAGCACACAATCAATGTCTACTTAAAAATAATGTTGAATTTCAATTTTTCATGAGCAGTACAccat GTGGTGATGCTTCCATATTCCCAATGATGCCTGAAGATACATTCTCTAGGATTGGAGAGATCTGTGTAAATATTCCAAGCCAAACAAACTCTTTAGAGGAGGAGCAAATCAAACAAACAGCTGAAGAACCAGttgctaaaaaatttaaaactgatGATGGCATTTGTGAAAGCTCATGTGAAAGACTTCAGTTTCCTGAAAAAGATAAT GTGAAACATTTGACAGATTCATCATTTGCTTTGGCTGAAGACATTTTTCGAACAGGTGCCAAGTGTGTGCCCTTTGGGAAACAAGATACCTACGAACCAGGAATTAACTATCATTGTATAAATGCTCTCAGGATTAAGCCAGGCCGAGGCGACCGTACACTTAGCATGTCTTGCAGTGATAAAATTGCCAGATGGAATTTTCTGGGATGTCAAGGTGCTTTGTTGAGCCACTTCCTTTTCGAACCAATTTACTTTAAGTCTTTTATTATTGCAAA CTGTCCATTCAGTGTTGATGCTGCCCACAGAGCTCTTATGGGAAGATTTGAAACACAAGCTGAATCACTTCATTTACCTGACGGTTATTTCATGAACAAACCAAATATTTTACAGTCCTCTCTCTCATTTGCTGACAATAAAAACAACTCCAAGACTggtaatttgaaagaaaatgtcaTTCCATGCAGTACAA CAATAATTTGGTATAAGAAAGGTGAAAATGCAACTGAAGAAATTGCAGTGAATGGCAGAAAGCAAGGTGCAACATTGAAATCGATAAATAACTGCTCAGCCCA TTTAAGTATTTCCTGCAAagctctatattctgagttcaagcgTGTTAAAGAGATTGCATCAAAAGTTAACAAGTTACCACTCACTTTAAAGAG CCTTGAAGATGATTCATCCAGCGGCCAAACCTATTACTCGCATAAAATAGCTGCTATGAAATACCAAGATATTTGGAACCAATTGCTGAAGGGAACCTTAAAGACATGGGTTAAAAAGCCAAAAGAATTTATGCAATTCTtatga
- the LOC115215829 gene encoding tRNA-specific adenosine deaminase 1 isoform X3 has protein sequence MDIISSCRYDGELNLKTVALGTGTKCIGQSKMSKNGDVLYDSHAEVIARRAFLRFLYHEISLVYNGEESEVFVLPASKAHNQCLLKNNVEFQFFMSSTPCGDASIFPMMPEDTFSRIGEICVNIPSQTNSLEEEQIKQTAEEPVAKKFKTDDGICESSCERLQFPEKDNVKHLTDSSFALAEDIFRTGAKCVPFGKQDTYEPGINYHCINALRIKPGRGDRTLSMSCSDKIARWNFLGCQGALLSHFLFEPIYFKSFIIANCPFSVDAAHRALMGRFETQAESLHLPDGYFMNKPNILQSSLSFADNKNNSKTGNLKENVIPCSTTIIWYKKGENATEEIAVNGRKQGATLKSINNCSAHLSISCKALYSEFKRVKEIASKVNKLPLTLKSLEDDSSSGQTYYSHKIAAMKYQDIWNQLLKGTLKTWVKKPKEFMQFL, from the exons ATGGACATTATTAGCAGCTGTCGTTATG ATGGAGAACTAAATCTCAAAACTGTTGCTTTAGGAACCGGAACCAAATGTATTGGGCAATCCAAAATGAGTAAAAATG gtGATGTCCTTTATGACAGCCATGCTGAAGTTATAGCAAGGAGAGCATTTCTTCG GTTCCTTTATCATGAGATATCATTGGTTTATAATGGGGAAGAGAGTGAAGTGTTTGTGTTGCCAGCTTCAAAAGCACACAATCAATGTCTACTTAAAAATAATGTTGAATTTCAATTTTTCATGAGCAGTACAccat GTGGTGATGCTTCCATATTCCCAATGATGCCTGAAGATACATTCTCTAGGATTGGAGAGATCTGTGTAAATATTCCAAGCCAAACAAACTCTTTAGAGGAGGAGCAAATCAAACAAACAGCTGAAGAACCAGttgctaaaaaatttaaaactgatGATGGCATTTGTGAAAGCTCATGTGAAAGACTTCAGTTTCCTGAAAAAGATAAT GTGAAACATTTGACAGATTCATCATTTGCTTTGGCTGAAGACATTTTTCGAACAGGTGCCAAGTGTGTGCCCTTTGGGAAACAAGATACCTACGAACCAGGAATTAACTATCATTGTATAAATGCTCTCAGGATTAAGCCAGGCCGAGGCGACCGTACACTTAGCATGTCTTGCAGTGATAAAATTGCCAGATGGAATTTTCTGGGATGTCAAGGTGCTTTGTTGAGCCACTTCCTTTTCGAACCAATTTACTTTAAGTCTTTTATTATTGCAAA CTGTCCATTCAGTGTTGATGCTGCCCACAGAGCTCTTATGGGAAGATTTGAAACACAAGCTGAATCACTTCATTTACCTGACGGTTATTTCATGAACAAACCAAATATTTTACAGTCCTCTCTCTCATTTGCTGACAATAAAAACAACTCCAAGACTggtaatttgaaagaaaatgtcaTTCCATGCAGTACAA CAATAATTTGGTATAAGAAAGGTGAAAATGCAACTGAAGAAATTGCAGTGAATGGCAGAAAGCAAGGTGCAACATTGAAATCGATAAATAACTGCTCAGCCCA TTTAAGTATTTCCTGCAAagctctatattctgagttcaagcgTGTTAAAGAGATTGCATCAAAAGTTAACAAGTTACCACTCACTTTAAAGAG CCTTGAAGATGATTCATCCAGCGGCCAAACCTATTACTCGCATAAAATAGCTGCTATGAAATACCAAGATATTTGGAACCAATTGCTGAAGGGAACCTTAAAGACATGGGTTAAAAAGCCAAAAGAATTTATGCAATTCTtatga
- the LOC115215829 gene encoding tRNA-specific adenosine deaminase 1 isoform X4, with the protein MSKNGDVLYDSHAEVIARRAFLRFLYHEISLVYNGEESEVFVLPASKAHNQCLLKNNVEFQFFMSSTPCGDASIFPMMPEDTFSRIGEICVNIPSQTNSLEEEQIKQTAEEPVAKKFKTDDGICESSCERLQFPEKDNVKHLTDSSFALAEDIFRTGAKCVPFGKQDTYEPGINYHCINALRIKPGRGDRTLSMSCSDKIARWNFLGCQGALLSHFLFEPIYFKSFIIANCPFSVDAAHRALMGRFETQAESLHLPDGYFMNKPNILQSSLSFADNKNNSKTGNLKENVIPCSTTIIWYKKGENATEEIAVNGRKQGATLKSINNCSAHLSISCKALYSEFKRVKEIASKVNKLPLTLKSLEDDSSSGQTYYSHKIAAMKYQDIWNQLLKGTLKTWVKKPKEFMQFL; encoded by the exons ATGAGTAAAAATG gtGATGTCCTTTATGACAGCCATGCTGAAGTTATAGCAAGGAGAGCATTTCTTCG GTTCCTTTATCATGAGATATCATTGGTTTATAATGGGGAAGAGAGTGAAGTGTTTGTGTTGCCAGCTTCAAAAGCACACAATCAATGTCTACTTAAAAATAATGTTGAATTTCAATTTTTCATGAGCAGTACAccat GTGGTGATGCTTCCATATTCCCAATGATGCCTGAAGATACATTCTCTAGGATTGGAGAGATCTGTGTAAATATTCCAAGCCAAACAAACTCTTTAGAGGAGGAGCAAATCAAACAAACAGCTGAAGAACCAGttgctaaaaaatttaaaactgatGATGGCATTTGTGAAAGCTCATGTGAAAGACTTCAGTTTCCTGAAAAAGATAAT GTGAAACATTTGACAGATTCATCATTTGCTTTGGCTGAAGACATTTTTCGAACAGGTGCCAAGTGTGTGCCCTTTGGGAAACAAGATACCTACGAACCAGGAATTAACTATCATTGTATAAATGCTCTCAGGATTAAGCCAGGCCGAGGCGACCGTACACTTAGCATGTCTTGCAGTGATAAAATTGCCAGATGGAATTTTCTGGGATGTCAAGGTGCTTTGTTGAGCCACTTCCTTTTCGAACCAATTTACTTTAAGTCTTTTATTATTGCAAA CTGTCCATTCAGTGTTGATGCTGCCCACAGAGCTCTTATGGGAAGATTTGAAACACAAGCTGAATCACTTCATTTACCTGACGGTTATTTCATGAACAAACCAAATATTTTACAGTCCTCTCTCTCATTTGCTGACAATAAAAACAACTCCAAGACTggtaatttgaaagaaaatgtcaTTCCATGCAGTACAA CAATAATTTGGTATAAGAAAGGTGAAAATGCAACTGAAGAAATTGCAGTGAATGGCAGAAAGCAAGGTGCAACATTGAAATCGATAAATAACTGCTCAGCCCA TTTAAGTATTTCCTGCAAagctctatattctgagttcaagcgTGTTAAAGAGATTGCATCAAAAGTTAACAAGTTACCACTCACTTTAAAGAG CCTTGAAGATGATTCATCCAGCGGCCAAACCTATTACTCGCATAAAATAGCTGCTATGAAATACCAAGATATTTGGAACCAATTGCTGAAGGGAACCTTAAAGACATGGGTTAAAAAGCCAAAAGAATTTATGCAATTCTtatga